From Electrophorus electricus isolate fEleEle1 chromosome 8, fEleEle1.pri, whole genome shotgun sequence, the proteins below share one genomic window:
- the dclk3 gene encoding LOW QUALITY PROTEIN: serine/threonine-protein kinase DCLK3 (The sequence of the model RefSeq protein was modified relative to this genomic sequence to represent the inferred CDS: deleted 1 base in 1 codon) yields the protein MTPIWKQALRKKTTRPKWKVSDQRTTLPKCPNATPRNAFPSYTFGSKALKYRPSESSVIGSCGWEEPVVHRASGFHGRHAEESPVRPRIVTVVRPCGEQSLRKISLLLNRRAVQTFELLMTDVSEALGYPCWNSGRIRRLFSPAGREIRSLSDFFHFDRAFLAFGNSRPTLSEVRAALNEVYPDSPGYCDSLIKLWERILRPKGAKADSGFHDDDLQTDNSVNLALDPLVTQPVANNLQPIRTQVRQKDKGSREKQKGEWKRWKRHVQPQTKAQLKEQSGTERKKEPVFCRSCRGVGPPVPPIGNKQRANWEGPNNQKNAPPLQTIRMEKQPQQADNINSDSKIFQSNVLIPVAQTETPSTQNMLVSEWEEQREWQQGLPPDGMEVLPEEIHHSYDLGGVVGDGNFAVVRECRVRGCSQTFAMKIVDKAKLHGRGHMIQNEIALLRSLAHPRLVQLLRSHHTHTHVYLLMELVAGGDLFDAIARSGQFTEPCAACMIRDISQALEYIHNKSIAHRDIKPENLLVQRHSTGIMNLKLADFGLAMVVTEPVFTVCGTPTYVAPEILAETGYGVEVDVWAMGVILFVLLSGFPPFRSPDRNQEELFRLIQKGEVHFLSPYWDHVSNGAKVLIRALMEVDPSVRLTASQTLQNSWLLHATTQTDHKVAINANDATIDKKDHLKPSHITDECNQLKSDSSNSLSSIVQSDQINSNSRENKYKGTSEHDRETNRSQRDQQPLERISYARETSKNGNILEISAKQINMPQQSQERQFQNARSRTDNHNQLTSEKWRDQKSQQKQEPST from the exons ATGACGCCTATATGGAAACAG GCCTTGCGGAAGAAAACAACTAGACCCAAATGGAAAGTGTCAG ATCAGAGAACTACCCTGCCTAAATGCCCAAATGCTACTCCTCGGAATGCTTTTCCATCATACACATTTGGCTCCAAGGCCCTGAAATATAGACCCTCAGAaagctctgtgattggctccTGTGGATGGGAGGAGCCTGTGGTACACAGGGCAAGTGGCTTCCATGGGAGACATGCAGAAGAGAGCCCGGTGCGCCCACGTATTGTGACAGTAGTTCGTCCGTGTGGCGAGCAGAGCCTGCGGAAGATCTCCCTGTTGTTAAACCGCCGTGCAGTGCAGACGTTCGAGCTGCTCATGACTGACGTGTCAGAAGCACTTGGTTATCCTTGTTGGAACAGTGGCCGTATCCGACGCCTCTTCAGCCCTGCTGGTCGAGAGATACGCAGCCTCTCGGACTTCTTCCATTTTGACCGTGCCTTCCTGGCATTTGGAAACAGCCGACCAACACTTAGTGAAGTACGGGCTGCCCTAAATGAGGTGTATCCAGACAGTCCAGGTTACTGTGACAGCTTGATAAAATTGTGGGAGCGGATCCTAAGGCCTAAGGGAGCCAAGGCTGATAGTGGTTTCCATGATGATGACCTCCAGACTGACAACTCTGTGAATTTAGCCCTTGATCCACTGGTGACCCAACCAGTGGCCAATAAtttgcagccaatcagaacacaaGTTAGGCAGAAAGACaaagggagcagagagaagcagaaaggagaGTGGAAGCGCTGGAAGAGACATGTCCAACCTCAGACCAAAGCTCAGCTCAAAGAacagagtgggacagagaggaagaaggagccTGTTTTCTGCCGGAGCTGTAGAGGAGTTGGTCCCCCTGTTCCTCCTATTGGAAACAAACAGCGTGCTAATTGGGAAGGGCCTAATAATCAGAAAAATGCTCCTCCCTTACAGACCATCAGGATGGAAAAACAACCACAGCAAGCAGACAATATAAACAGTGATTCAAAAATATTCCAAAGCAATGTCCTCATTCCTGTGGCCCAGACAGAGACACCCAGTACACAAAACATGCTTGTATCAGAAtgggaagagcagagagagtggCAGCAGGGTCTCCCTCCTGACGGCATGGAGGTGTTGCCGGAGGAAATCCACCACTCCTATGACCTCGGTGGCGTGGTGGGGGACGGGAATTTTGCAGTGGTGCGGGAGTGTCGTGTGCGTGGCTGTTCCCAAACCTTCGCCATGAAGATCGTGGACAAGGCCAAGCTGCACGGCCGTGGTCACATGATCCAGAATGAGATTGCATTGCTGCGCAGCCTGGCCCACCCACGCCTTGTGCAGCTTCTGCgttcacaccacacacacacacatgtctaccTGCTGATGGAGCTGGTTGCTGGTGGCGACTTGTTCGACGCCATTGCCCGGAGCGGCCAGTTTACTGAGCCCTGTGCAGCCTGCATGATCCGAGACATCAGCCAGGCCCTGGAGTACATCCATAACAAGAGCATcgcacacagagacatcaaACCTGAAAACCTTCTG GTCCAACGGCATTCCACTGGAATTATGAACCTGAAGCTGGCTGACTTCGGCTTGGCAATGGTGGTGACTGAGcctgtgttcacagtgtgtggCACACCCACTTATGTTGCTCCTGAGATACTTGCTGAGACAG gGTATGGTGTTGAAGTGGACGTGTGGGCGATGGGGGTCAtactgtttgtgctgctgagTGGATTTCCTCCATTCCGCAGTCCAGATCGCAATCAGGAGGAACTCTTTCGTCTCATCCAGAAGGGGGAGGTCCATTTCCTATCACCTTACTGGGACCATGTGTCTAATG GAGCTAAGGTTCTCATCAGAGCTTTGATGGAAGTGGACCCCAGTGTCAGGTTGACAGCCAGTCAAACTTTGCAAAACAGCTGGCTTCTGCATGCAACAACACAgactgaccacaaggtggcgATAAACGCCAATGACGCCACAATCGACAAAAAAGACCACTTGAAACCAAGTCACATAACAGATGAGTGTAATCAGCTCAAATCAGACAGCAGCAATAGTTTGTCTTCGATAGTTCAATCAGACCAAattaacagtaacagtagagaaaacaaatacaaaggCACATCAGAACACGACAGAGAAACCAACAGGAGCCAGAGAGACCAGCAGCCTCTTGAGAGAATATCATATGCAAGAGAGACAAGTAAAAATGGTAATATCCTGGAAATatcagcaaaacaaataaatatgccACAGCAAAGTCAGGAGAGACAATTCCAAAATGCTAGGAGTAGAACTGATAACCACAACCAGCTGACATCAGAAAAATGGAGAGACCAAAAATCCCAGCAAAAACAAGAACCATCAACTTGA